The window TTCTTGATCGACATGTTCCCCGTGTCGTGCCGCTCCAGGGAGATCCGCGGGCCGGTGCTGCTCGCGTCGGGGAAACCGCAGGAGCCGGGCGAGGTGCAGGCGGGGGCGGTGGACGGCGGTTCGCTCGCGCCCGGCGAGGGCTTCGGGGACGGGGTGGCCGAGGGGCTCGGGGTGGTGGCCGAGGGGGTGGGCGCGGCCGTACCCGGGAGCGTGGCCACCGGGGTGGCGGAGGGTCCGGCCGAGGGCTCGCCGACCCCGGTGCGGTCGGCCCGGTACAGGGTGAGGCCGGCGGCCAGCAGCAATCCGGCGAGCAGCCACGCCCCGAGGCGTTTGCGGTTCCTTGTCACGGCTCTCTACCCCCGGATCAGCGAGCGGGCGGGCAGCAGGCACACGGCGTAGCACAGGGTGCCGGCGGCTGCGGTGGCGAGGAGCGCGAGCACGCCGTCGCCGAGGTACCGCTCGAGGCCGAGGACCACGGCGGTCATCACCGCTCCGCCCAGGAGGGGCCAGGCGCAGGCCCGTGCGACGGTGCCGAGGCGGATGCCGCCGCGGTGCAGGGCGAGGAGGAACACCGGCACCACGACGGCGCCGGCGACCAGGACGTGCCCCTGGGCCACCCCGACGATCCCGCCGGTGTGGGCGCCGTACACGAGGGCCGGGATCAGGAGGAGGAGCCAGAGTCCCTGGACCCCGATGAGCGAGCGGCGCCTGCCGATGGCCACCAGGCAGTCGTAGGCGAGTTCGCAGCCGATGCGGACCAGGCCGAGCGCCATCAGCCAGGGCAGGGCACGGGCGGCGGGCAGCCAGCGCTCGCCGTAGACGAGTTCCACGATCGGGGCGGCGAGGGCGGCCAGCAGGACGCAGAGCGGAACGGTGGCGGCCATCACGACGCCGAGGGCCCGGCCGAATCCGGCGGCCAGCGCCTTCGGTGTGCCGGCGAGCCGGGAGAAGCCGGCGAAGGAGACGCGGCGGGCCGCTTCGGAGATGATGCGGACGGGCCAGCCGGAGATGTTGAAGGCGAGCACGTAGAAGCCCAGGGCCAGCGGGTCCAAGGCCGAGCCGACCACCATGGTGTCCACGTTGACCACGCCGAGGGCGAGCATGCTGGCCCCGGCGAGGGGCAGCCCGAACTTCAGCAGCGCGCGGGCCTGCTCCCGGTCCCAGCCGAACCTCAGGGTGCCGGGTGCGGCGAGGCAGCAGCCGATGAGCGCGGCCACGTTGCCCACCACGGAGCCCCAGGCGAAGCTCATCGCGCCCCAGCCGTCCACGGCCAGCAGCAGGGTCACCGCGGTGCTGAGGACGAAGTTGAGCCCGTCGACGGCCATCCGCCGGCCCTGAGCGAACTCCCGGGTGAGGAACCCTGCGGGTACCTGGGACAGCCCGTCGAGGACCACGCACAGGCACATCACGCGCAGCACGCCGGAGGCCTCGGGCGAGCCGAGTACGCCGGCCACCGCGGGAGCCGCCGCGAACAGCACGGCGTACAGCAGGCAGCTGGAGACCGCGCTCAGGGTGAGGACGGTCGGAGCGAAGCGGCGCGGATCGCCTTCCCAGCGCACGATCGCGAGGGAGACGCCGAGTTCGTTCGCGGAGAGCAGGACCAGCAGGACCGTCTGGGCGATCCCGTACACGCCCCAGGCCTCGGGGCCGAGGAAGAAGCGGGCCAGGATGATGCCGGTGACGAAGTTGCCGAGGCGCATGACAACGGTGTTGACCAGGCTCCACTTGGCCGCGGAGCCGACCTTGCGCCCCAGCGACGGCGCCGCCGGGGTGGCCTTGCTGTCCGTCTCCGTGTCCGTTCCGGAGCCTGTCACGGCGACCCGCCCGTGCGGGATCCGGCCGGGTGCGAACCGGCCGGGTGTGAACCGGCCGGGTGTGAACCGGCCGG of the Streptomyces sp. NBC_01294 genome contains:
- a CDS encoding oligosaccharide flippase family protein; amino-acid sequence: MTGSGTDTETDSKATPAAPSLGRKVGSAAKWSLVNTVVMRLGNFVTGIILARFFLGPEAWGVYGIAQTVLLVLLSANELGVSLAIVRWEGDPRRFAPTVLTLSAVSSCLLYAVLFAAAPAVAGVLGSPEASGVLRVMCLCVVLDGLSQVPAGFLTREFAQGRRMAVDGLNFVLSTAVTLLLAVDGWGAMSFAWGSVVGNVAALIGCCLAAPGTLRFGWDREQARALLKFGLPLAGASMLALGVVNVDTMVVGSALDPLALGFYVLAFNISGWPVRIISEAARRVSFAGFSRLAGTPKALAAGFGRALGVVMAATVPLCVLLAALAAPIVELVYGERWLPAARALPWLMALGLVRIGCELAYDCLVAIGRRRSLIGVQGLWLLLLIPALVYGAHTGGIVGVAQGHVLVAGAVVVPVFLLALHRGGIRLGTVARACAWPLLGGAVMTAVVLGLERYLGDGVLALLATAAAGTLCYAVCLLPARSLIRG